One part of the Plasmodium yoelii strain 17X genome assembly, chromosome: 13 genome encodes these proteins:
- a CDS encoding serine/threonine protein phosphatase gives MIFKKALYILLLLYIAIVKKGESKPGSKHPFLFKNLVIDKKKLDSSYYNKYDNIKWNGKIIAIGDIHGDIESLKLILRHSKLIDENDNWIGNNVLLVQNGDVFDRGIYGPIIYNFLFKLQKEAIKKNSRVILIMGNHEQLNLCGYFNYVNPKEIEMFFYNDINYRYHSFVNPYGEYHKRLIRLPPMVKVNNIIFTHGGLNLLISKFSINDINLKTRLQIENKCKILKYDSFQNYLSRDGVLWSDAISRSVPYYEKEKCSELFQILDKYDAKYLVVGHTRQPSHQIGSYCNNHYFLIDTGMSLFTNYGQPYPNYLKIDDHKIKAVRLIVEKKKKCPHTEIQLNTPNKVKYCVKESQTDLNPVL, from the coding sequence atgatttttaaGAAGGCATTATACATATTGTTGTTGCTATATATTGCAATAGTTAAAAAGGGTGAAAGTAAACCTGGTTCTAAAcatccttttttatttaaaaatttagtgattgataaaaaaaaattagatagttcatattataataaatatgataatataaaatggaaTGGCAAAATTATAGCTATAGGAGATATACATGGAGATATAGAAAGCTTGAAACTCATTTTAAGGCATTCAAAATTAATcgatgaaaatgataattgGATTGGtaataatgttttattaGTACAAAATGGTGATGTATTCGATCGTGGGATATATGGTCCAATAAtttataactttttatttaaattgcaAAAAGaagcaataaaaaaaaatagtagggtaatattaataatgggAAACCATGAACAATTAAATTTATGTGgttattttaattatgtaAATCCAAAAGAAATtgaaatgtttttttataatgataTTAATTATAGATATCATAGTTTTGTAAACCCTTATGGAGAATATCATAAAAGATTAATACGATTACCACCTATGGTTAAAGTTAACAATATCATATTTACACATGGAggattaaatttattaatatcaaaGTTTAgtataaatgatataaatttaaaaactcGATTacaaatagaaaataaatgcaaaatattaaaatatgattcatttcaaaattatttaagtCGAGATGGAGTATTATGGAGTGATGCTATTTCCAGAAGTGTACCTTattatgaaaaagaaaaatgttCAGAATTATTTCAAATTTTAGATAAATATGATGCTAAATATCTAGTTGTTGGGCATACTAGACAACCATCACACCAAATTGGCTCTTATTGTAATaatcattattttcttaTCGATACTGGTATGAGTTTATTTACGAATTATGGCCAACCTTATCCGAATTATCTCAAAATTGATGATCATAAAATTAAAGCAGTTCGCTTAattgttgaaaaaaaaaaaaaatgtccaCACACCGAAATACAATTGAATACCCCGAATAAAGTCAAATATTGTGTGAAGGAAAGTCAAACTGATTTGAACCCAGTTttgtga
- a CDS encoding translation initiation factor IF-1, putative: MYCNFIFMIFFLCVFHLIYLTSVVSLNKNFFINNVGKLDTCLTPNMGILNKRKLSLCDKKEQMIKRFILKDNNLKNSIIKKKKESDVIEMNGIVEECLANTNFIVSIKNGEKFLCFISGKLRINKVKINLGDTVKIQIHKLNFEQRRGKIVYRYLQQTPIKRKK, from the coding sequence ATGtattgtaattttatttttatgatattttttttatgtgtattccatttaatttatttaacaaGTGTGGTAAGTTTGAACAAAAATTTCTTTATTAATAATGTTGGAAAATTGGATACATGTCTGACTCCCAACATGggaattttaaataaaagaaaattatcCTTATGTGATAAAAAGGAACAAATGATTAAAAGgtttattttaaaagataataatcttaaaaatagcattataaaaaaaaaaaaagaaagtgATGTAATCGAAATGAATGGAATAGTTGAAGAATGCTTAGcaaatacaaattttatagttagtattaaaaatggggaaaaatttttatgttttatttctgGGAAATTAAGAATTAATAaagttaaaattaatttaggAGATACTGTTAAAATTCAAATTCATAAATTAAATTTCGAACAGCGACGAGGAAAAATTGTTTATAGATATTTACAGCAAACTCCAATTAAGCGTAAAAAGTag